A single genomic interval of Oceanithermus profundus DSM 14977 harbors:
- the rpsG gene encoding 30S ribosomal protein S7 yields the protein MARRRRAEIRKLAPDLVYGDVVVSAFINKIMRDGKKNLAARIFYDACKLIQERTGQEPLKVFRQAVDNVKPRMEVRSRRVGGANYQVPVEVSPRRQQSLALRWLVNAANQRPERTAVERIAGELLDAAEGKGGAVKKREDVERMAEANRAYAHYRW from the coding sequence ATGGCACGCAGAAGAAGAGCAGAAATCCGCAAGCTGGCCCCCGACCTGGTCTACGGCGACGTCGTCGTCTCGGCCTTCATCAACAAGATCATGCGCGACGGCAAGAAGAACCTCGCCGCCCGCATCTTCTACGACGCCTGCAAGCTCATCCAGGAGCGAACCGGGCAGGAGCCGCTCAAGGTCTTCCGTCAGGCGGTGGACAACGTCAAGCCGCGCATGGAAGTGCGCAGCCGCCGCGTGGGCGGGGCCAACTACCAGGTGCCCGTCGAGGTTTCGCCGCGCCGTCAGCAGTCGCTGGCGCTGCGCTGGCTCGTGAACGCCGCCAACCAGCGCCCCGAGCGCACCGCCGTCGAGCGCATCGCCGGTGAGCTGCTCGACGCGGCCGAGGGCAAGGGCGGCGCCGTCAAGAAGCGCGAAGACGTCGAGCGCATGGCCGAGGCCAACCGCGCCTACGCGCACTACCGGTGGTAG
- the rpsL gene encoding 30S ribosomal protein S12, which translates to MPTINQLLRKGRKAVKKKTKVPALKGSPFRRGVCTVVRTVTPKKPNSALRKVAKVRLTSGYEVTAYIPGEGHNLQEHSVVLIRGGRVKDLPGVRYHIVRGVYDTQGVQDRKKSRSKYGTKRPKS; encoded by the coding sequence TTGCCGACAATCAACCAGCTGCTACGCAAAGGCCGCAAGGCGGTCAAGAAGAAGACCAAGGTCCCGGCGCTCAAGGGGAGCCCCTTCCGCCGCGGGGTCTGCACGGTGGTGCGCACCGTGACCCCCAAGAAGCCGAACTCGGCGCTGCGCAAGGTGGCCAAGGTGCGCCTCACCAGCGGTTACGAAGTGACCGCGTACATTCCGGGCGAGGGCCACAACCTGCAGGAACACTCGGTCGTGCTCATCCGCGGCGGCCGCGTGAAGGACCTTCCGGGCGTGCGCTACCACATCGTTCGCGGCGTCTACGACACCCAGGGCGTCCAGGACCGCAAGAAGAGCCGCTCGAAGTACGGGACCAAGCGGCCCAAGAGCTGA
- a CDS encoding iron ABC transporter substrate-binding protein, producing MNRKIPFLMLLVVSSALAWAAQPLVVYSGRSKSLVEPAIERFQQATGLRVRVKYGKTAPLALLLLEEGDRSPADLFLAQDAGALSLLAEAGRFAPLPEALLERVPARFRDPDGRWIGVTGRARTLAYAPERAAAGELPGSVFDLTAPRFQGRVGIAPTNASFQTFVTAMRAVHGDARTLAWLRDLKANGARAYAKNTALLEGIAAGEIDFALPNHYYLLRIRATRPEFPVAQAFFAPGDVGNLVNVSGAAVLVHSRRKAEALRFLAFLLEEETQRYFAREVFEYPLVTGVAPPAGLPSLEELLRLAPNVSLGQLSDLKGTIRLLREAGWF from the coding sequence GTGAACCGAAAAATCCCCTTCCTGATGCTGCTCGTCGTCTCGTCCGCGCTGGCCTGGGCGGCCCAGCCGCTGGTCGTCTACTCCGGCCGTTCCAAGAGCCTGGTGGAACCGGCGATCGAACGCTTCCAGCAGGCCACCGGCCTGCGGGTTCGGGTGAAGTACGGCAAGACCGCGCCGCTCGCCCTGCTGCTGCTCGAGGAGGGGGACCGGAGCCCCGCCGACCTCTTCCTCGCGCAGGACGCCGGGGCGCTGAGCCTGCTCGCCGAAGCGGGGCGCTTCGCGCCCCTGCCCGAAGCGCTGCTCGAGCGGGTTCCCGCGCGCTTCCGGGATCCGGACGGCCGCTGGATCGGCGTCACCGGCCGGGCCCGCACCCTGGCCTACGCTCCGGAGCGCGCCGCGGCGGGGGAACTTCCGGGAAGCGTCTTCGACCTGACCGCGCCGCGCTTTCAGGGCCGCGTCGGCATCGCCCCCACCAACGCCTCGTTCCAGACCTTCGTCACCGCGATGCGCGCCGTTCACGGCGACGCGCGGACGCTGGCTTGGCTGCGCGACCTCAAAGCGAACGGCGCCCGCGCCTACGCGAAGAACACCGCCCTGCTCGAGGGCATTGCGGCCGGCGAGATCGACTTCGCCCTGCCGAACCACTACTACCTGCTGCGCATCCGCGCGACCCGCCCCGAGTTTCCGGTGGCGCAGGCCTTCTTCGCCCCCGGCGACGTGGGCAACCTGGTCAACGTGAGCGGCGCGGCGGTGCTGGTCCATTCCCGGCGGAAGGCCGAGGCGCTGCGCTTCCTCGCCTTCCTGCTGGAAGAAGAGACCCAGCGCTACTTCGCCCGGGAAGTCTTCGAGTACCCCCTCGTCACCGGCGTGGCCCCGCCGGCGGGCCTCCCCTCGCTCGAGGAGCTGCTGCGGCTCGCCCCGAACGTCTCCCTGGGACAGCTTTCCGATCTGAAAGGAACGATCCGCCTGCTTCGCGAAGCCGGTTGGTTCTAA
- a CDS encoding ABC transporter permease, whose protein sequence is MRPSPWLWLPVVLAAGAVLLPLLHLLVRAVEGGEAWRTPGYLPLLGRTLLLAAAVLAADVLLALPLAWLVVRTALPGRGWLAVLLVLPLALPGYALAYGLLAATGPAGVLAEVFGWAPPRPSGFVGAWIALVAYTYPYLFLNLKAALGALDPRLEEAAGSLGHGPAARFFRVVLPALKPALFGGGAIVLLHVLADFGVVSLMRYETFSYAIYLQYAALYDQERAAALALWLLGLALLVLTLEGRWLNPNRPGRTGPPAPLAPLGRLGPPAFLAVAAVPLFALALPLLPAGYWAAKLAANWVVADLPRALGQSLSVALPAALLSVAAATPLAVLTARHPGALARLAARLAYLGYASPPLAFGLGYVYLSLSYLPQLYQTLPLLILVYAVHFLAEALGPLRARMLALPPRLEEAARGLGAGRLEVLLRIRWPLIRPGLLAGGLIVFLGAMKELPLAFLLAPLGFESLALAAFDYTEEANYPYAAPFVLLLALVGLGSAALIPQLEKQR, encoded by the coding sequence ATGCGCCCTTCCCCCTGGTTGTGGCTGCCCGTGGTGCTGGCGGCGGGCGCCGTGCTCCTGCCGCTGCTGCACCTGCTCGTCCGCGCCGTGGAGGGCGGGGAAGCGTGGAGGACGCCCGGCTACCTCCCGCTGCTCGGGCGGACGCTGCTCCTCGCCGCGGCGGTGCTCGCCGCCGACGTGCTGCTGGCGCTGCCGCTGGCCTGGCTGGTGGTGCGCACCGCGCTACCGGGCCGCGGCTGGCTGGCGGTGCTGCTGGTGCTGCCCCTCGCCCTGCCGGGGTACGCGCTCGCCTACGGCCTGCTCGCCGCCACCGGGCCCGCGGGGGTGCTCGCCGAGGTCTTCGGCTGGGCCCCGCCGCGCCCTTCAGGCTTCGTGGGGGCCTGGATCGCGCTGGTGGCCTACACCTACCCCTACCTCTTCCTCAACCTCAAGGCGGCGCTCGGCGCGCTGGATCCGCGCCTGGAGGAAGCGGCGGGCAGCCTCGGCCACGGACCGGCCGCCCGTTTCTTTCGCGTCGTCCTGCCCGCGCTCAAGCCGGCCCTCTTCGGCGGCGGGGCGATCGTGCTGCTGCACGTGCTGGCGGACTTCGGCGTCGTCAGCCTGATGCGCTACGAAACCTTCTCCTACGCGATCTACCTGCAGTACGCGGCGCTGTACGACCAGGAGCGCGCCGCGGCCCTGGCCCTTTGGCTGTTGGGTTTGGCGCTGCTGGTGCTGACGCTGGAGGGGCGCTGGCTGAACCCGAACCGCCCCGGGCGCACGGGGCCGCCCGCCCCCTTGGCCCCGCTGGGCCGGCTCGGTCCGCCGGCTTTTCTGGCGGTCGCGGCGGTCCCGCTCTTCGCCCTGGCGCTGCCGTTGCTGCCCGCCGGCTACTGGGCGGCGAAGCTCGCGGCCAACTGGGTGGTCGCCGACCTGCCGCGGGCGCTTGGACAGTCGCTCTCGGTGGCCCTCCCCGCCGCGCTGCTGAGCGTGGCCGCCGCCACGCCCCTCGCGGTGCTCACCGCCCGCCACCCGGGCGCCCTCGCTCGCCTGGCCGCCCGGCTGGCCTACCTGGGGTACGCCAGCCCGCCGCTGGCCTTCGGACTGGGCTACGTCTACCTGAGCCTCAGCTACCTGCCGCAGCTCTACCAAACCCTGCCGCTCCTGATCCTCGTCTACGCGGTGCACTTTCTCGCCGAGGCGCTGGGGCCGCTGCGCGCCCGCATGCTCGCGCTGCCCCCGCGCCTGGAGGAGGCCGCCCGCGGGTTGGGGGCGGGGCGGCTCGAGGTGCTCCTGCGCATCCGCTGGCCGCTGATCCGCCCCGGCCTGCTGGCCGGGGGCCTGATCGTCTTCCTGGGGGCGATGAAGGAGCTGCCGCTCGCCTTCCTGCTGGCGCCGCTCGGCTTCGAAAGCCTGGCCCTGGCCGCCTTCGACTACACCGAGGAGGCGAACTACCCCTACGCCGCCCCCTTCGTGCTGCTGCTGGCCCTCGTGGGCCTGGGATCGGCCGCGCTGATCCCGCAACTGGAGAAGCAAAGATGA
- a CDS encoding ABC transporter ATP-binding protein, protein MSLLEVRELTKRYGRRTAVEDLSFALDAGEILALLGPSGSGKTTTLRLIAGFERPDGGWLRLDGRLLGTPGRQLPPERRGIGYVFQEYVLFPHLNVYENVAFGLRRIPARERRERTQRVLEQVGLTAFARRYPHELSGGQQQRVALARALAPEPRLVLLDEPFSSLDAALREGTRSEVLGLLRRRGVGTLLVTHDQEEALAAADRIAVLREGRIEQIGTPEEVYHRPRTAFVAHFLGSTNLLSGTARGRVADTPLGPIELDRAAEGRVLLSLRPEHLELGAEGAPVVVEARYFKGHDVTLQVRGPAGSFRVQADYRLPFRPGDAARLRARERAVVLASPAERR, encoded by the coding sequence ATGAGCCTGCTCGAAGTCCGGGAACTGACCAAGCGCTACGGCCGCCGCACCGCGGTGGAAGACCTCTCCTTCGCCCTCGACGCCGGAGAGATCCTGGCCCTGCTCGGCCCTTCGGGAAGCGGAAAGACGACGACGCTGCGGCTGATCGCCGGTTTCGAGCGGCCCGACGGGGGGTGGCTGCGCCTGGACGGCCGGCTGCTCGGCACCCCCGGGCGCCAGCTGCCGCCGGAGCGCCGGGGCATCGGCTACGTCTTCCAGGAGTACGTGCTCTTTCCCCACCTCAACGTCTACGAGAACGTGGCCTTCGGCCTCCGCCGCATCCCCGCGCGCGAGCGGCGCGAACGAACCCAGCGGGTGCTCGAGCAGGTCGGTCTGACCGCCTTCGCCCGACGCTACCCCCACGAGCTCTCGGGCGGGCAGCAGCAGCGCGTCGCCCTCGCGCGGGCCCTCGCCCCCGAACCCCGACTCGTCCTCCTCGACGAACCCTTCTCCAGCCTGGACGCCGCGCTGCGCGAGGGCACGCGCAGCGAGGTGCTCGGCCTGCTCCGGCGTCGGGGCGTGGGAACGCTGCTCGTCACCCACGACCAGGAGGAGGCGCTCGCCGCGGCCGACCGGATCGCGGTGCTGCGGGAAGGCCGCATCGAACAGATCGGGACGCCGGAAGAGGTCTACCACCGCCCGCGGACGGCGTTCGTGGCCCATTTCCTGGGGAGCACGAACCTCCTCAGCGGGACCGCGCGCGGGCGGGTGGCCGACACGCCCTTGGGCCCGATCGAGCTCGACCGCGCCGCCGAGGGCCGGGTGCTGCTCTCGCTGCGCCCCGAACACCTCGAACTCGGCGCGGAGGGCGCCCCGGTGGTGGTGGAGGCGCGCTACTTCAAAGGCCACGACGTGACCCTGCAGGTCCGGGGCCCCGCGGGAAGCTTCCGCGTGCAGGCGGACTACCGGCTCCCCTTCCGCCCCGGCGACGCGGCGCGGCTGCGGGCCCGCGAGCGGGCCGTCGTGCTGGCGTCGCCCGCGGAGCGACGCTGA
- the truA gene encoding tRNA pseudouridine(38-40) synthase TruA has product MRRLKLVLEYDGTDFAGFQLQARGERTVQGVLEAALARIPGARPKVTAAGRTDSGVHALAMPVHYDTEDTVPVERVPQALNALLPPDVRVLEAEEVPPDWHARYSARWRRYLYRVLNRRQPTALDRHRVWWVPQPFDFPAIAAAARTLVGEHDFGAFANREKRATVRRLYQAHVEAVGGELHLHFVGSGFVRGQVRAMVGTLVEVGLGRRPPEDVARLLENPERSEGGATAPPQGLYFVAAGYSPWEAGAA; this is encoded by the coding sequence GTGCGCAGGTTGAAGCTCGTTCTTGAATACGACGGCACCGACTTCGCCGGTTTCCAGTTGCAGGCCCGGGGCGAACGCACGGTGCAGGGGGTGCTGGAGGCGGCGCTGGCGCGGATCCCGGGGGCGCGCCCCAAGGTGACGGCCGCGGGCCGCACCGACAGCGGCGTGCACGCGCTGGCGATGCCGGTGCACTACGACACCGAGGACACCGTCCCGGTGGAGCGGGTGCCGCAGGCGCTGAACGCCCTGCTGCCGCCCGACGTGCGCGTGCTCGAGGCCGAGGAGGTGCCGCCCGACTGGCACGCCCGTTACTCGGCCCGCTGGCGCCGCTACCTCTACCGGGTGCTCAACCGCCGCCAGCCCACCGCACTCGACCGCCACCGGGTCTGGTGGGTGCCCCAGCCCTTCGACTTCCCGGCGATCGCCGCGGCCGCGCGCACGCTGGTGGGCGAGCACGACTTCGGCGCCTTCGCCAACCGCGAGAAGCGGGCCACGGTGCGCCGCCTCTACCAGGCGCACGTGGAGGCGGTGGGGGGCGAACTGCACCTGCACTTCGTGGGCAGCGGCTTCGTCCGCGGTCAGGTGCGGGCGATGGTGGGCACCCTGGTCGAGGTGGGGCTGGGCCGCCGGCCGCCCGAAGACGTGGCCCGGCTGCTGGAAAACCCCGAACGCAGCGAGGGCGGCGCCACCGCGCCGCCCCAGGGGCTCTACTTCGTGGCCGCCGGCTACTCGCCCTGGGAGGCCGGGGCCGCGTAG
- the gcvPB gene encoding aminomethyl-transferring glycine dehydrogenase subunit GcvPB: MKRDFPTLFERSRPGRRGTRPPRPPEVDLAGLLGAENLRSAPPRLPEVDELTVVRHYTNLSRRQVGVDTNFYPLGSCTMKYNPRVNEAAAALFAELHPYQDPETAQGALQIVYELQEYLAEITGMDAVTLQPAAGAHGELTGMLLIRAYHESRGEGERRRMVLVPDSAHGSNPATASMAGYQVKEVPSGPDGEVDLDALRAALGPEVAAIMLTNPNTLGLFERKILELIDAAHDQGVQLYYDGANLNAIMGWARPGDMGFDVVHLNLHKTFSTPHGGGGPGSGPVGAKAHLAPFLPVPTVKREGERYVLDFDRPQTIGRMRSFYGNFAVMVRAYAYIRMLGAEGLKRASAMAVLNANYLRKKLAAAGYRIPYDRLCKHEFIAQPPEGLKALDVAKALLDYGYHPPTVYFPLIVKEAMMIEPTETESKETLDEYVEAMAEIARRGLEDPEWIAHTPYRTPVRRLDEVAANRKPVLRWRPEEA; this comes from the coding sequence GTGAAACGCGACTTCCCGACCCTCTTCGAACGCTCGCGCCCCGGGCGGCGCGGCACCCGCCCGCCCCGCCCGCCCGAGGTGGATCTGGCCGGCCTCCTCGGCGCCGAGAACCTGCGCTCCGCCCCGCCGCGGCTGCCCGAGGTGGACGAGCTCACGGTGGTGCGCCACTACACCAACCTCAGCCGCCGTCAGGTGGGGGTGGACACCAACTTCTACCCCTTGGGCTCGTGCACGATGAAGTACAACCCCCGCGTGAACGAGGCGGCCGCCGCCCTCTTCGCCGAGCTGCACCCCTACCAGGACCCCGAGACGGCCCAGGGCGCGCTCCAGATCGTCTACGAGCTGCAAGAGTACCTGGCCGAGATCACCGGCATGGACGCGGTGACCCTGCAGCCGGCGGCGGGGGCGCACGGCGAGCTGACCGGCATGCTGCTCATCCGCGCCTACCACGAGTCGCGCGGCGAAGGCGAACGGCGCCGGATGGTGCTCGTGCCCGACAGCGCCCACGGTTCCAACCCGGCGACCGCCAGCATGGCCGGCTACCAGGTCAAGGAGGTGCCCAGCGGGCCCGACGGCGAGGTGGACCTGGACGCCTTGCGCGCGGCTTTGGGGCCGGAGGTGGCGGCGATCATGCTCACCAACCCCAACACCCTGGGGCTGTTCGAGCGCAAGATCCTCGAGCTCATCGACGCCGCCCACGACCAGGGCGTGCAGCTCTACTACGACGGCGCCAACCTCAACGCCATCATGGGCTGGGCCCGGCCCGGCGACATGGGCTTCGATGTCGTCCACCTCAACCTGCACAAGACCTTCTCCACGCCCCACGGCGGCGGCGGGCCCGGTTCGGGCCCGGTGGGGGCCAAGGCCCACCTGGCGCCCTTCCTGCCGGTGCCCACCGTCAAGCGCGAGGGCGAGCGTTACGTCCTGGACTTCGACCGGCCCCAGACGATCGGGCGGATGCGCTCGTTCTACGGCAACTTCGCGGTGATGGTGCGGGCCTACGCCTACATCCGCATGCTCGGGGCCGAGGGCCTCAAGCGGGCTTCGGCCATGGCGGTGCTCAACGCCAACTACCTGCGCAAGAAGCTCGCCGCGGCGGGCTACAGGATCCCTTACGACCGGCTGTGCAAGCACGAGTTCATCGCCCAGCCGCCCGAGGGGCTGAAGGCGCTCGACGTGGCCAAGGCGCTCCTCGACTACGGCTACCACCCGCCCACGGTCTACTTCCCGCTCATCGTCAAGGAGGCGATGATGATCGAGCCCACCGAGACAGAGAGCAAAGAGACCCTGGACGAGTACGTAGAGGCGATGGCCGAGATCGCGCGGCGCGGGCTCGAAGACCCCGAGTGGATCGCCCACACGCCCTACCGCACCCCGGTGCGCCGCCTCGACGAGGTGGCGGCGAACCGCAAGCCGGTGCTGCGCTGGAGGCCGGAGGAGGCGTAG
- the gcvPA gene encoding aminomethyl-transferring glycine dehydrogenase subunit GcvPA, translating to MDFTPHTPDDVRAMLEALGMQDLRELFADLPDALLEPDLRLPAPMSEQEILAHLRELAAKNTPADKAFLGGGLRPHFVPSLVPALAQRGEFLTAYTPYQPEVSQGVLQAVFEYQTMIAELTGLDVSNASLYDGAAALAEGVLLALRQTRRMGVVVSQGVHPEYRQVLATYLHAVGAELRTVALEGGLTPPAEFDDSVGAVVLQSPNFLGAIEDPAPWVEAAHARGALVVYVADPLSLALLKPPGEWGADIAVGDGQPLGNPMNFGGPQFGYIAVREKLVRQLPGRLVSQTHDSGGRRGYVLALAAREQHIRRAKAKSNITTNAQLTALMGAMHLAALGPEGFAEVAAASVARAHALAEMLARLPGVERVTPEPFFNEFALRLPRPAPEVRAGLAERGWHAAAPVPAEYGANLALFAATERHEEDDLAGLAAALKEVFA from the coding sequence ATGGACTTCACCCCGCACACCCCGGACGACGTGCGGGCGATGCTCGAAGCGCTCGGAATGCAGGACCTGCGCGAGCTCTTCGCCGATCTGCCCGACGCGCTCCTGGAACCCGACCTGCGCCTGCCCGCGCCCATGAGCGAGCAGGAGATCCTGGCCCACCTACGCGAGCTCGCCGCCAAGAACACCCCCGCGGACAAGGCTTTCCTCGGCGGCGGCCTGCGCCCCCACTTCGTGCCCAGCCTCGTCCCCGCGCTCGCCCAGCGCGGGGAGTTCCTCACCGCCTACACCCCTTACCAGCCCGAGGTGAGCCAGGGCGTGCTCCAGGCGGTCTTCGAGTACCAGACGATGATCGCCGAGCTCACCGGCCTTGACGTCTCCAACGCCTCGCTCTACGACGGTGCGGCGGCGCTGGCCGAGGGCGTGCTGCTGGCCCTGCGGCAGACCCGGCGCATGGGCGTGGTGGTGAGCCAGGGGGTGCACCCCGAGTACCGCCAGGTGCTGGCCACCTACCTGCACGCCGTGGGGGCCGAGCTGCGCACCGTGGCCCTTGAAGGCGGCCTGACCCCGCCCGCCGAGTTCGACGACTCGGTGGGCGCGGTGGTGCTGCAGAGTCCCAACTTCCTGGGCGCGATCGAGGACCCCGCCCCCTGGGTGGAGGCGGCCCACGCCCGCGGGGCGCTGGTCGTCTACGTGGCCGACCCCCTCAGCCTGGCGCTCCTCAAGCCGCCGGGTGAGTGGGGCGCGGACATCGCCGTGGGCGACGGCCAGCCGCTGGGCAACCCCATGAACTTCGGCGGGCCCCAGTTCGGCTACATCGCCGTGCGCGAGAAGCTGGTGCGCCAGCTCCCCGGCCGCCTGGTGAGCCAGACCCACGACTCAGGCGGTCGCCGCGGCTACGTGCTGGCGCTGGCCGCGCGCGAGCAGCACATCCGCCGCGCCAAGGCCAAGAGCAACATCACCACCAACGCCCAGCTGACCGCGCTCATGGGGGCCATGCACCTGGCCGCCCTGGGCCCCGAGGGGTTCGCCGAGGTGGCCGCCGCCTCGGTGGCGCGGGCGCACGCGCTCGCGGAGATGCTGGCCCGGCTTCCCGGGGTGGAGCGGGTGACGCCGGAACCCTTCTTCAACGAGTTCGCGCTGCGCCTGCCGCGTCCGGCCCCCGAGGTTCGGGCCGGGCTGGCGGAACGCGGCTGGCACGCGGCCGCGCCCGTCCCCGCCGAGTACGGTGCGAACCTGGCCCTCTTCGCCGCGACCGAGCGCCACGAGGAAGACGACCTGGCCGGCCTTGCGGCCGCCCTGAAGGAGGTGTTCGCGTGA
- the gcvH gene encoding glycine cleavage system protein GcvH — MNVPADRKYTRSHEWAKQEDGLIVVGISDFAQESLGDVVFVETPEVGREVQAGEAVAVVESVKTASDIYAPVSGKVVEVNEALADEPELVNGDPYGAGWIFKLEPSDPAEFDALLGPDDYTKVIEEES, encoded by the coding sequence ATGAACGTTCCCGCTGACCGCAAGTACACCCGCTCCCACGAATGGGCCAAACAAGAGGACGGCCTGATCGTCGTCGGCATCAGCGACTTCGCCCAGGAGTCCCTGGGCGACGTGGTCTTCGTCGAGACCCCGGAGGTGGGCCGCGAGGTCCAGGCCGGCGAGGCCGTGGCCGTCGTCGAGTCGGTGAAGACGGCCTCCGACATCTACGCGCCGGTCTCCGGCAAGGTCGTCGAGGTCAACGAGGCGCTGGCCGACGAGCCCGAGCTGGTCAACGGCGACCCCTACGGCGCGGGCTGGATCTTCAAGCTCGAGCCCAGCGACCCCGCCGAGTTCGACGCCCTGCTCGGCCCCGACGACTACACCAAGGTCATCGAAGAAGAGTCCTGA
- the gcvT gene encoding glycine cleavage system aminomethyltransferase GcvT yields MKRTPLYDEHQKLGGRIVDFAGWALPVQYTSITKEHLAVREAVGLFDVSHMGEFFVRGPQALAFLRWATLNDPAKLKVGRAQYSMLPNDRGGVVDDVYVYRTGEEEYLVVVNAANVAKDWAHLNALVGSFDVELEDASDAWALMALQGPRAEGALQTLTDTDLSRVRKNATLALTVAGVPARIARTGYTGEDGFEIFTAPEDAPAVWRALLEAGATPAGLGARDTLRLEAGFPLYGHELTDATNPRCTPLAWVIKDKPYYGREALEAAACDERLVGMVMERGIPREGYPVLAGGAPAGRVTSGTQSPVLKKGIALGWVRADLAEEGTELAVEVRGRALPARVVRPPFVPLGKK; encoded by the coding sequence ATGAAACGAACCCCGCTCTACGACGAACACCAAAAGCTGGGCGGCCGCATCGTGGACTTCGCCGGCTGGGCGCTGCCGGTGCAGTACACCTCGATCACCAAGGAGCACCTGGCGGTCCGGGAGGCCGTGGGGCTCTTCGACGTGAGCCACATGGGCGAGTTCTTCGTGCGCGGCCCGCAGGCCCTCGCCTTCCTGCGTTGGGCCACCCTCAACGACCCGGCCAAGCTGAAGGTGGGCCGGGCCCAGTACTCGATGCTGCCCAACGACCGCGGCGGCGTGGTGGACGACGTCTACGTCTACCGCACCGGCGAGGAGGAGTACCTGGTCGTGGTCAACGCCGCCAACGTGGCCAAGGACTGGGCCCACCTCAACGCGCTGGTCGGGAGCTTCGACGTCGAGCTCGAGGACGCCTCCGACGCCTGGGCGCTGATGGCGCTGCAGGGGCCGCGGGCCGAGGGCGCGCTGCAGACGCTCACCGACACCGACCTTTCCCGGGTGCGCAAGAACGCCACCCTGGCGCTTACCGTAGCCGGCGTGCCCGCCCGCATCGCCCGCACCGGCTACACCGGCGAGGACGGCTTCGAGATCTTCACCGCCCCCGAAGACGCCCCGGCGGTCTGGCGGGCGCTCCTGGAGGCCGGAGCGACCCCGGCGGGCCTGGGCGCGCGCGACACCCTGCGGCTCGAGGCCGGTTTCCCCCTCTACGGCCACGAGCTCACCGACGCCACCAACCCCCGCTGCACTCCGCTCGCCTGGGTGATCAAGGACAAGCCCTACTACGGCCGCGAGGCCCTGGAAGCCGCAGCCTGCGACGAGCGCCTGGTGGGGATGGTAATGGAGCGCGGCATCCCCCGCGAAGGCTACCCGGTCCTCGCCGGTGGCGCGCCGGCGGGCCGCGTCACCTCCGGCACCCAGTCGCCCGTGCTCAAGAAGGGCATCGCCCTGGGCTGGGTGCGCGCCGACCTGGCGGAGGAGGGGACCGAGCTGGCCGTCGAGGTGCGCGGACGCGCCCTGCCCGCACGCGTCGTCCGGCCGCCGTTCGTCCCGCTCGGAAAGAAGTAG
- a CDS encoding GTP-binding protein, whose translation MSTINFANREINFKIVYYGPGLSGKTTNLRWVYQTVPEGRKGEMVSLATEDERTLFFDFLPVDLGEVKGFKTRFHLYTVPGQVFYNASRKLILRGVDGIVFVADSASNRLRANAESMRNLRENLAEYGLSLEHIPMVLQINKRDLPDALPVDMIQAVIDPEGRFPTFEAVATEGKGVFEPLKDVSRRVLSKLAEHT comes from the coding sequence ATGAGCACCATCAACTTCGCGAACCGCGAGATCAACTTCAAGATCGTCTACTACGGCCCCGGCCTCTCGGGCAAGACCACGAACCTGCGCTGGGTCTACCAGACCGTGCCCGAGGGCCGCAAGGGCGAGATGGTCTCGCTGGCCACCGAGGACGAGCGCACCCTCTTCTTCGACTTCCTGCCCGTGGACCTGGGGGAGGTCAAGGGGTTCAAGACCCGCTTCCACCTCTACACCGTGCCCGGCCAGGTCTTCTACAACGCCAGCCGCAAGCTGATCCTGCGCGGCGTCGACGGCATCGTCTTCGTGGCCGACTCCGCCTCCAACCGCCTGCGCGCCAACGCCGAGAGCATGCGCAACCTGCGCGAGAATCTGGCGGAGTACGGGCTCAGCCTCGAGCACATCCCGATGGTGCTGCAGATCAACAAGCGCGACCTGCCCGACGCGCTCCCGGTGGACATGATCCAGGCGGTCATCGATCCCGAGGGGCGGTTCCCCACCTTCGAGGCCGTGGCCACCGAAGGCAAGGGCGTCTTCGAACCGCTCAAGGACGTGAGCCGCAGGGTGCTCTCCAAGCTCGCCGAGCACACCTGA
- a CDS encoding roadblock/LC7 domain-containing protein, producing the protein MIEPTVALYGDAFNRAASVLEELIDQAQVRYVLLVDRKGFVLAHREALWAPRPPALDSIATLVAGNAAATQALANLLGEPKFNELVKQGEKQGLYVEEVNDLTLLVMIFDTDTPIGRVKLFGKKAASELDEITRSAVVMPRELGIDKDFHESADAMLDDLFGN; encoded by the coding sequence ATGATCGAGCCAACGGTGGCCTTGTACGGCGACGCCTTCAACCGGGCGGCGTCCGTTTTGGAAGAGTTGATCGACCAGGCCCAGGTCCGCTACGTGCTGCTGGTGGACCGCAAGGGCTTCGTGCTGGCCCATCGCGAGGCCCTCTGGGCCCCGCGCCCGCCCGCGCTCGACTCCATCGCGACGCTTGTGGCGGGCAACGCCGCGGCCACCCAGGCGCTCGCCAACCTCCTGGGCGAGCCCAAGTTCAACGAGCTGGTCAAGCAGGGGGAGAAGCAGGGGCTCTACGTCGAGGAGGTCAACGACCTGACCCTGCTCGTCATGATCTTCGACACCGACACCCCGATCGGCCGCGTCAAGCTCTTCGGCAAGAAGGCGGCGAGCGAGCTCGACGAGATCACCCGCAGCGCCGTGGTCATGCCCCGGGAACTGGGCATCGACAAGGACTTTCACGAATCCGCCGACGCCATGCTGGACGACCTCTTTGGAAACTAG